A window of Diospyros lotus cultivar Yz01 chromosome 14, ASM1463336v1, whole genome shotgun sequence contains these coding sequences:
- the LOC127790200 gene encoding cationic peroxidase 1-like — protein sequence MMAGAYNPSILMGLLMMLLLLAGAIGIASAQLSSTYYSSSCPDVLSTIKSAVDSAVSDEPRMGASLLRLHFHDCFVNGCDASVLLDDTSNFTGEKTAAPNLDSLRGFDVIDTIKSQVESLCPGVVSCADILAVTARDSVVALDGPSWTVLLGRRDSTTASFSAANSGNIPAPTSDLSGLITTFSNKGFSASEMVALSGSHTIGQARCTSFRARVYNESNIDSTFAESVREECPSAGGDDNLSPLDVTSPNAFDNAYFQNLQSQKGLLHSDQQLFNGGSTDDQVNTYSSSSSTFFTDFADAMVKMGNLDPLTGTSGQIRTNCRKTN from the exons ATGATGGCTGGTGCGTATAATCCTTCAATATTGATGGGATTATTGATGATGCTCCTGCTCCTTGCTGGTGCAATAGGAATAGCATCAGCTCAGTTGTCGTCCACATACTACTCCTCGTCCTGCCCGGACGTCCTTTCCACCATCAAATCTGCCGTCGACTCTGCAGTGTCGGACGAGCCTCGCATGGGCGCCTCCTTGCTCCGCCTTCATTTCCACGATTGCTTTGTCAAT GGATGCGATGCATCTGTGCTGTTGGATGACACGTCAAACTTCACCGGGGAAAAGACGGCTGCTCCAAATCTTGATTCCTTGAGAGGGTTCGACGTTATCGATACGATTAAATCTCAGGTGGAAAGTTTGTGCCCTGGTGTTGTTTCATGTGCCGATATCTTAGCCGTCACTGCGAGAGACTCCGTCGTTGCG TTGGACGGCCCCAGTTGGACCGTTCTACTAGGTAGAAGGGACTCGACCACCGCAAGCTTCAGCGCTGCTAACAGTGGCAATATTCCCGCTCCTACTTCCGACCTCAGCGGCCTTATCACTACTTTCTCAAACAAAGGTTTCTCTGCAAGTGAAATGGTCGCCCTCTCAG GATCCCACACAATAGGGCAAGCAAGGTGCACGAGCTTCCGAGCCCGAGTCTACAACGAGAGCAACATAGATTCGACATTCGCAGAGTCGGTGAGGGAAGAGTGTCCAAGCGCGGGGGGAGACGACAACCTTTCGCCTCTGGACGTGACAAGCCCAAATGCTTTTGACAATGCCTACTTCCAGAATCTGCAGAGCCAGAAGGGGCTGCTCCACTCCGACCAACAGCTCTTCAACGGGGGATCTACCGATGACCAAGTTAACACTTACAGCTCCAGCTCTTCAACTTTCTTCACCGACTTCGCCGACGCCATGGTCAAGATGGGAAACCTTGACCCGCTCACCGGCACCAGCGGCCAGATAAGGACTAATTGCAGGAAAACCAACTGA